In the Balearica regulorum gibbericeps isolate bBalReg1 chromosome 3, bBalReg1.pri, whole genome shotgun sequence genome, CTGGAATTGCATCCGCTGAGTCatctacaaaacagaaaacagacaccACAACGTCATCTCATATTACATGTCCTTCTCCCCAAAAGCTACACAGCAAACTACATAgcaaaaacacagcacaaacATGAGCAAGGGCGACTTACATCACTGCTAGAGCTCATTTAGAGATAAGGAAGATTTGTATTAAGGACAGGAGAAAACTACAATAGGTGATGCCTTGCTTTGAATCACCATAAATCTACAAGACATGGAAGATAGACTAAACAGTGTTAGCAGCTGCATTTGAAAAACTCAAACCTGCAGTTTGACAGGTCTGTGCATATCTCATTCTGATTAGCATATGCACACAAGTCAAGCGTGTATCAGGTGCCCTGAAGCCAcaccattttttcttatttttcctttgcatattATGAGTAGGCAGTTTCCACAAATGCACCAAGTATAGCCTCCATATTGGCAGTATTAACTACGTGCTAGTACGTTTCAGGTTTCTGCTGTTTCaattaaatgtttcaaatgtttGACCCATAACTTGATTTGCACAAATCAACATTTAATGTTCTGCTTATTTCCACTTCTACAATCAAAGCTTTTGGCACTAGCATCCCACAATGCATGATGGAAAATGCATCACACACACCAAGTTTCACCGCACCATTATTAACGTGATACTTCTGAAGactaaaaaaatacttcaaatactCTGTACTTGGCCCTTTAACaaccagcaaacaaacaagcacaTGAATGAGGCAAGAGAGCAAGAGAGGGGACGGCTGAAGAAAAGGGTCTCTAACATAGCACGCTCCTGGAAAGCACTCTCTTCATCTACTGACAGTCGCAGGATCCTGTGAATGCATCACCTTTCTATGTTCCTTTACAATTTATGAATAAACCATCTTAAAAGTAgcttgcaaagggaaaaaaatcgGTCCACATCCTCTCAGCTTTTTATGACATAAGGCAGACAGAAAGAGATCTTTGAAATAGACCAAAGGCATGACTTAAACTTATCAGCCTTCCAGGAACAACAAAGATCCTACATTCTTATGccactgaagtgaaaaataaaaaaaaaaaaaaatcacctgacAGAACTACTAATGGTTTCCTTACAAAAGACAGAACACCACAACGGACACGAGCTTCTTTTTTGTCTCCTCTGCAGGCCCTTACCCCACCGACAAGCAAGCTCGGCGCACTCGAAGGACCCGCTGCCTCCGCAACCGCGACGCCTCTCAGCCAGCACGGTGCGCTGACAGCGCGTGCCCCCGCGGCTCAAGACCCGACGGAGCCAACGGCCCGCTCGCAGCGCGCGCCCCGCTGCCCCGCCCGAGACCCACCTCCCGCGGCGCGCTGCCCACAGGACCGCCGGTGCCCCCACCGCCAGTCCAGCGCCTGGTGCTCGGGGCCGCAGTAGGCGGCGCGGCGGCAGCGTCCGCAGGCGCGGGGCCCCAGGCAGCCGCAGACGCGGCAAAGAGCGGCGCCGCCGCGGAGCCGGCGGGGAGGCGCGGCGGAAGGggccgccggcggcggcggctcctcgGGGGGCGGCTCCTCGGGGTAGGTGTCGTTCCGCCGCGGCAGCTGGTTTCGGAACACTGCGGGCGAGAGGCGGCGGTCAGCGGGGGCGGCGGCCGGCGGCCCTCGCCCCCTCCTTACCCACCGCCCCCCGCCTCACCGCAGAGGGGCCCCCGCGGGCCCGGCAAGCGGTAGCAGGCGGCGCCGCGGCAGGCGAATACGAAGAGGGTGCGGTGGAAGGCGTCGGGGCGGTCGGGCAGCGGCGCGTacagctggagcaggaaggcgcagggctgctggcagcggCCGCAGCgcagggcggcggggcccggcagCCCGGCCTCGCCCAGCCACGCCGGCCGCCCCCCGATCTTGCTGGGGAAGTAGGCGCTGCGCAGCCGCCAGGCCCCGTCCGGCGCCGCCGCGAAGCCCAGCTCCACGCCTGCCGCCATGCTGCCGCCGGAAGGGCGGCGGGTCGGAACTCGTCTCGCGCCGGAAGCGTTCGCCGCCAAGGGCCGCGTCGCGCGCCGTTCGCCGTTCCTGCCGGTTCGCGCTCCTTCGGTTTTCTAACGGAAAGGGCTGGGCGCAgtcggcggggggggggagtaaCAGGCACCTTAACGACACCgctttaattccattttaaaatataacattcatgaagtaattaaaataatgccagttgcctaaaaataaaataaaataaaccccagcACAATTAACATTTCTGGTAATTGCCCAAGCTGtgatttctgctcttccttcatAAGGGCCTTATCTTGCATTTAGCCAGCGAGCAAcgcatttttctaaatatt is a window encoding:
- the PDCD2 gene encoding programmed cell death protein 2, whose protein sequence is MAAGVELGFAAAPDGAWRLRSAYFPSKIGGRPAWLGEAGLPGPAALRCGRCQQPCAFLLQLYAPLPDRPDAFHRTLFVFACRGAACYRLPGPRGPLCVFRNQLPRRNDTYPEEPPPEEPPPPAAPSAAPPRRLRGGAALCRVCGCLGPRACGRCRRAAYCGPEHQALDWRWGHRRSCGQRAAGDDSADAIPEHNEFLFPEYEILIEPEEPEFPADSSVGPDDEQGAADTSKDPKEQEDLRATGSAGEAFQALDEETLEAMAKHETEEDKIFQMFKEQVAAEPEQIIRYCRGGEGPVWVSGENIPEEKDIPNCLCGAKRIFEFQIMPQLLNHLQVDSLGESIDWGTLVVYTCANNCGEGNEYLEEFIWKQDFSAGSVELPSSS